One stretch of Salarias fasciatus chromosome 19, fSalaFa1.1, whole genome shotgun sequence DNA includes these proteins:
- the gsc gene encoding homeobox protein goosecoid, producing MPAGMFSIDSILSGRPSCKEPLLLHRSGPVVLSAGLTDSLYTDYNGLYSATCGPSPPGVQSVNGTRIGYNGYYYGQLHVQGAGGGPPCCGSVPGLGAQQCPCIPTAYDSPGSVLISPVPHQMMSYMNMGSLSRTELQLLNQLHCRRKRRHRTIFTDEQLEALEGLFQETKYPDVGTREQLARKVHLREEKVEVWFKNRRAKWRRQKRSSSEESENSQKWSKAAKTSAEKTEESKSEVDSDS from the exons ATGCCAGCCGGGATGTTCAGCATCGACAGCATCCTGTCCGGACGGCCGAGCTGCaaggagccgctgctgctgcaccggaGCGGCCCGGTGGTGCTGTCCGCCGGCCTCACTGACTCTCTCTACACCGACTACAACGGACTGTACTCGGCCACGTGCGGACCGTCTCCTCCGGGGGTGCAGTCTGTGAACGGAACCAGGATTGGATATAATGGCTACTACTACGGACAGTTACACGTCCAAGGCGCGGGAGGAGGGCCGCCGTGCTGCGGCTCCGTGCCCGGCCTCGGCGCGCAGCAGTGCCCCTGCATCCCTACAG CGTACGACAGCCCGGGCTCGGTGCTGATCTCCCCGGTCCCCCACCAGATGATGTCCTACATGAACATGGGCAGCCTCTCCCggacggagctgcagctcctcaaccaGCTGCACTGCCGCAGGAAGCGGCGGCACCGCACCATCTTCACCGACGAGCAGCTCGAGGCTCTGGAGGGCCTCTTCCAGGAGACCAAGTACCCGGACGTCGGCACGCGGGAGCAGCTGGCCCGCAAGGTCCACCTCcgggaggagaaggtggag GTCTGGTTCAAAAACAGACGCGCCAAGTGGAGGCGGCAGAAGCGCTCCTCGTCAGAGGAATCAGAGAACTCTCAGAAATGGAGCAAAGCCGCCAAAACGTCCGCGGAGAAAACGGAGGAGAGTAAGAGCGAGGTGGACTCTGACAGCtga